A section of the Clostridium omnivorum genome encodes:
- a CDS encoding C-GCAxxG-C-C family (seleno)protein gives MTKASEYHKQGYNCAEAIIKAFNEKNNTNIPISLGSGMGTGFATGSMCGAVGAASVIIGSLKGREDNTEQNDARILTKELMLDVKEKFKTDTCKELKINGISCAEIIDHTFESLNKIISR, from the coding sequence ATGACAAAAGCATCAGAGTACCATAAGCAAGGCTATAATTGTGCAGAAGCTATTATTAAGGCCTTTAACGAAAAAAACAATACTAATATTCCAATTAGCCTTGGAAGTGGTATGGGGACTGGCTTCGCAACTGGCAGTATGTGTGGAGCCGTAGGAGCAGCTTCAGTAATTATTGGTTCTTTGAAGGGAAGAGAAGATAATACAGAACAAAACGATGCAAGAATACTTACAAAAGAATTAATGCTAGATGTTAAAGAAAAATTTAAAACGGACACCTGCAAGGAATTGAAAATTAATGGAATAAGCTGTGCAGAAATTATTGATCATACCTTTGAAAGTTTAAATAAAATTATTAGCAGGTAG